A genome region from Labilibaculum antarcticum includes the following:
- a CDS encoding ribonuclease H family protein, with the protein MKAIKITVQIQAIKEQEIECLLSDERESIRVVYFPVESHVVYLDDAKLVEVVRKIQFQFEKVMRSAISGNLRLGQTINCVFIDGFNFVKEADFHHYIRVDRRTENLKITTSETEMKGIHKIFADGSHASEMKLSGYGGFTETPDGEQHIYHQSFKQGSSNMMELLAVMEGLEHLQAIEKIQVNTDSRFVIRGLVQWIHFWQHNNWQTAHGSEVKFVKDWQKMNRLCEGKLMEFKWIKGHSGNEKQDFCHQLARESTNGKK; encoded by the coding sequence TTGAAAGCAATAAAAATCACAGTTCAGATTCAGGCAATTAAAGAGCAGGAAATAGAATGTTTACTTTCGGATGAAAGGGAAAGCATTCGCGTGGTTTATTTTCCTGTGGAAAGCCATGTTGTTTATTTAGACGATGCCAAGCTTGTAGAAGTCGTTCGTAAAATTCAATTCCAATTCGAGAAGGTGATGCGCTCGGCCATTAGCGGTAATTTAAGGCTGGGGCAAACCATTAATTGTGTATTTATTGACGGTTTCAATTTTGTAAAAGAAGCTGATTTTCACCATTATATCAGGGTTGATCGGCGAACTGAAAACTTGAAAATCACCACAAGTGAAACGGAAATGAAAGGCATTCATAAAATTTTTGCCGATGGATCGCATGCTTCTGAAATGAAGCTGTCGGGCTATGGTGGTTTTACCGAAACTCCGGATGGGGAACAACACATCTATCATCAGTCTTTTAAGCAGGGAAGCAGCAATATGATGGAGTTATTGGCTGTAATGGAAGGCTTGGAGCATCTGCAAGCTATTGAGAAGATACAAGTAAACACCGATAGTCGTTTTGTGATACGTGGATTGGTGCAATGGATTCATTTTTGGCAGCATAACAATTGGCAAACCGCCCATGGCAGTGAAGTGAAATTTGTAAAAGACTGGCAAAAAATGAATCGGCTTTGCGAAGGTAAATTGATGGAGTTTAAATGGATAAAAGGACATTCAGGAAATGAAAAGCAAGACTTTTGCCATCAGTTAGCCAGAGAATCTACTAATGGCAAAAAATAA
- a CDS encoding toxin-antitoxin system YwqK family antitoxin produces the protein MNLARYLFVFIVLLPFASIAQDTVYFNQDWLAAEKENAQYFSTINPITENQFLVKDFTIDKVLLSEYHYKGLQANIDWNKLYEVGFNQYAVENGTSRNYYPSGSIKKEFEYVDGEQKGMVTLWWENGKKEKEFFAVNNIANGIYSEFFESGEPSLSVKFQNDTLHGPAIYYYPNGKISHMGKFNKGIKFGIWTYLSEDGKPVAEELYQDTYFIDGADVNISFPEGVWYLSERYKLDDRLSFLFYRLAMNEDENIEDLASCLISLEDVPLDIGLIDYSSFRRRRLSVDVKRVITKEKDLFTLPQSIGYFANHTDSNNNERTTIVLHSVQAGVGMELVLDCSSENYETLKEEFEYILQSLKK, from the coding sequence ATGAACTTAGCCCGCTATTTATTCGTTTTTATCGTACTTCTTCCGTTTGCCAGTATAGCTCAGGATACTGTATATTTTAATCAGGATTGGCTGGCTGCTGAGAAAGAGAACGCTCAGTATTTTTCTACGATAAATCCAATTACTGAGAATCAATTTTTGGTAAAGGACTTCACAATTGATAAGGTGCTTCTGTCTGAATATCATTATAAGGGTTTACAAGCAAATATAGATTGGAACAAGCTTTACGAAGTAGGTTTTAATCAGTATGCAGTGGAGAATGGTACTAGTCGTAATTATTATCCTTCAGGTTCGATAAAAAAGGAGTTTGAATATGTAGACGGAGAACAGAAAGGCATGGTGACTTTATGGTGGGAAAATGGAAAAAAGGAAAAAGAATTTTTTGCTGTAAATAATATTGCAAATGGAATTTACTCAGAGTTTTTCGAAAGTGGAGAGCCTAGTTTAAGTGTGAAATTTCAAAATGATACTTTGCATGGTCCTGCTATCTATTATTATCCGAATGGTAAGATATCCCATATGGGGAAGTTCAATAAAGGAATTAAGTTTGGAATTTGGACATACCTTTCGGAAGATGGCAAGCCAGTTGCCGAAGAATTATACCAAGACACATATTTTATTGATGGAGCTGATGTTAATATTAGTTTTCCGGAAGGAGTGTGGTATTTATCGGAGAGGTACAAGCTTGATGACAGATTGAGTTTCCTTTTTTACAGACTTGCAATGAATGAAGATGAGAATATAGAAGATTTAGCATCTTGTCTGATTTCTTTGGAAGATGTTCCATTGGATATTGGACTGATTGATTATTCCTCGTTCAGAAGAAGACGCCTCTCGGTGGATGTAAAGAGAGTAATTACAAAGGAGAAAGATCTATTTACTCTTCCTCAAAGCATTGGTTATTTCGCGAATCATACCGATTCCAATAATAATGAGCGAACAACTATTGTTTTGCATTCTGTTCAAGCTGGAGTTGGAATGGAATTAGTCCTTGACTGTTCAAGTGAAAATTACGAAACTTTAAAAGAGGAATTTGAATACATACTGCAATCTCTTAAAAAATAA
- a CDS encoding alpha/beta hydrolase family protein, whose protein sequence is MKRNYLIFFALLFVLAACQPEKKVVEIPSYSIEQFYKNTNVSGGSFSSDGSKLLVSSNETGIYNLFEIPVDGSPAKQLTNSEKESFFGLAYFPNSDKVLLSYDQGGNENNHIYMRDVDSTITDLTPFEGARAGFWGWDRDEKSFYYQSNKRDPKFMDLYQIGLESIEKGDFTAKMLYENNDGLDVAAKSKDNRYLALTQSITTNNNEMYLYDRKSGKKKHISKHSGDATYNPQFFSLDHKYLYYLSNEDSDFVYLNKYDIELGEKEMVFKADWDVWYAYDSYNEKYRIIGINEDGKTNVKMIDLATNEEVKLPEIKGGDIKSVGLTKDESRVRLVVGTSVSPNNIYVFELGDAEAKKLTETLNPEIDPANLVEAKVVRYESFDGVMIPAIYYQPKIAATDRKVPAVVWVHGGPGGQSRVSYFSLIQFMVNHGYAVLAVNNRGSSGYGKEFYAMDDKKHGDEDLKDCIWGKEFLASTGVVDETKIGIIGGSYGGYMTMAALAFTPEEFEVGVNIFGVTNWLRTLKSIPPYWESFRKALYAEIGDPTTIDSVALYNKSPLFFADQVTKPLMVLQGANDVRVLKAESDEIVDAVKKNGVPVEYIVFDDEGHGFRKKENEIKGYGQVVVFLDKYLKKEEVVATE, encoded by the coding sequence ATGAAGCGTAATTATTTGATCTTTTTTGCCCTTTTATTCGTGTTAGCTGCTTGTCAGCCCGAAAAAAAAGTTGTTGAGATTCCTTCCTACAGTATTGAACAGTTTTACAAAAATACCAATGTGAGTGGCGGTTCGTTCTCCAGCGATGGTAGTAAATTGTTGGTGAGTAGCAATGAAACGGGTATTTACAACCTGTTTGAAATTCCTGTTGACGGATCTCCTGCTAAACAATTGACGAATTCGGAAAAGGAATCTTTTTTCGGATTGGCTTATTTCCCAAACAGTGATAAGGTGCTTTTATCCTACGATCAGGGGGGGAATGAGAACAATCATATTTACATGAGAGATGTGGATAGTACGATTACCGATTTAACTCCTTTTGAAGGCGCAAGAGCAGGATTTTGGGGCTGGGACCGCGATGAGAAATCGTTTTACTACCAAAGCAATAAGCGAGATCCAAAATTTATGGATTTGTATCAGATCGGTCTGGAATCCATAGAGAAAGGCGATTTTACTGCAAAAATGTTGTATGAAAATAACGACGGATTGGATGTTGCCGCCAAAAGTAAGGACAATAGATATCTTGCCTTGACCCAAAGCATAACTACAAATAACAACGAAATGTATTTGTACGATCGGAAATCGGGCAAGAAAAAGCACATTTCAAAACATTCTGGCGATGCCACTTACAATCCTCAGTTTTTTAGTTTGGATCATAAGTATTTGTACTATTTAAGTAATGAAGATTCGGATTTTGTTTATCTGAATAAATACGACATTGAATTGGGTGAAAAGGAAATGGTTTTTAAGGCCGATTGGGATGTTTGGTATGCTTACGATTCGTACAATGAAAAATACCGGATTATTGGGATTAATGAAGATGGCAAAACGAATGTTAAGATGATCGATTTGGCAACGAATGAGGAAGTGAAACTGCCCGAAATAAAAGGTGGTGACATAAAATCAGTGGGTCTGACAAAGGATGAGAGTCGTGTCCGTTTGGTTGTTGGAACCTCTGTTTCGCCTAATAACATTTATGTTTTTGAACTGGGAGATGCTGAAGCGAAAAAATTGACTGAGACTTTAAATCCCGAAATAGATCCTGCTAATTTGGTTGAGGCAAAAGTGGTTCGTTACGAATCGTTTGACGGTGTTATGATTCCAGCCATTTACTATCAGCCTAAAATTGCGGCTACAGATCGTAAAGTTCCTGCTGTTGTATGGGTTCATGGTGGTCCGGGTGGACAATCGAGAGTGAGTTACTTCTCTTTAATTCAGTTTATGGTGAACCATGGCTATGCTGTTTTGGCGGTAAATAATCGTGGCAGTAGTGGTTATGGTAAGGAGTTTTATGCGATGGATGACAAGAAGCATGGTGACGAGGATTTGAAGGACTGTATTTGGGGAAAGGAATTTTTGGCCTCGACAGGTGTTGTTGATGAAACAAAAATTGGAATTATTGGCGGTTCGTATGGCGGTTACATGACGATGGCTGCATTGGCTTTTACTCCTGAGGAATTTGAGGTGGGTGTTAATATTTTTGGGGTGACCAATTGGTTGCGTACCTTAAAATCAATTCCTCCTTATTGGGAATCATTCCGTAAGGCTTTGTATGCCGAAATTGGTGATCCTACAACCATTGATTCTGTTGCCTTATATAATAAATCGCCACTGTTTTTTGCTGATCAAGTAACGAAACCACTAATGGTGTTGCAGGGAGCAAATGATGTTCGTGTTTTGAAAGCGGAATCGGATGAGATTGTTGACGCTGTGAAAAAGAATGGTGTACCTGTTGAATATATCGTATTTGATGATGAAGGGCATGGTTTCCGTAAAAAGGAAAATGAGATTAAAGGATACGGTCAGGTTGTAGTATTCCTTGATAAGTATTTGAAGAAAGAAGAAGTTGTTGCGACTGAATAG
- a CDS encoding DUF3859 domain-containing protein, producing MNIKIVDYGICKAIGETKKDIVPGSTTGYFLLSDDMEFVEKTDVIHPTTGLSFGISYQFSQDSEEAKLVDFVCRIRHPKLVNPVTKEQFTETTEEKDCYSDELGYDFYTFELDWEMQLGEWIFEIIYDDQIMCSQTFTLKE from the coding sequence ATGAATATAAAAATAGTTGATTACGGAATTTGTAAAGCGATAGGAGAGACGAAGAAAGACATTGTTCCGGGTAGTACGACAGGATACTTTTTGCTTTCTGACGATATGGAGTTTGTGGAAAAAACCGATGTTATTCATCCTACGACTGGTTTGAGTTTTGGAATAAGCTATCAGTTCAGTCAGGATTCAGAAGAAGCGAAACTTGTTGATTTCGTGTGCAGAATTAGACATCCTAAGTTGGTGAATCCTGTGACCAAGGAACAATTTACTGAAACAACAGAGGAAAAAGATTGCTATAGTGATGAGTTAGGCTATGACTTCTACACATTTGAATTAGACTGGGAAATGCAGCTGGGGGAATGGATTTTTGAGATTATCTATGATGACCAGATCATGTGCAGCCAGACATTTACGCTGAAAGAATAA
- a CDS encoding desulfoferrodoxin family protein: MKINKYQDINTIDGEAKKDYIDRHSAFVYCDDSAKKGEKFKVKVKIGDAYSHPDDLDHYVAWLQLWDGEKMLTQANFSTGILGGEANQAEVDFYVVPSRKMKLTATAYCTKHGLWHSDEKLVEIAE, encoded by the coding sequence ATGAAAATTAACAAGTACCAAGACATTAACACCATTGATGGTGAAGCTAAGAAAGATTATATCGACAGACATTCTGCATTCGTTTACTGTGATGACTCAGCTAAAAAAGGTGAAAAATTCAAAGTAAAAGTGAAAATTGGTGATGCTTATTCTCACCCAGATGATTTAGATCATTATGTAGCTTGGCTTCAACTTTGGGATGGTGAGAAAATGTTAACACAAGCTAATTTTTCAACAGGAATTTTAGGTGGTGAAGCCAATCAGGCTGAAGTAGATTTTTACGTAGTACCCTCTCGTAAAATGAAACTAACCGCTACAGCTTACTGCACAAAGCATGGCTTATGGCACTCCGATGAAAAATTAGTAGAAATTGCAGAATAA
- a CDS encoding MOSC domain-containing protein: MKVVSTNIGESVEINYHGKIEKTGMYKYAVDQAICLAKNDVVNDSVIDRKYHGGADKACYWYSEKHYEFWKEKFPRSDWNYGMFGENLTISELDEGNIKIGDVFKIGNAKVQVSQPRQPCYKLNYRFDCSSMVRQFIDAGFPGIYVRVLEEGEVRKGDELILLESREESLSIREVYNLLYESSKDELKLDKAISDPALAVSCKKDLKK, from the coding sequence ATGAAAGTCGTTTCTACAAACATAGGGGAAAGTGTTGAAATCAATTATCACGGAAAAATTGAAAAAACAGGCATGTATAAATATGCTGTCGATCAGGCAATTTGTTTGGCGAAGAATGATGTCGTTAACGACTCGGTAATTGACCGAAAGTATCATGGTGGTGCAGATAAAGCCTGTTATTGGTACTCGGAAAAGCATTATGAATTTTGGAAAGAGAAATTCCCCCGTTCGGATTGGAATTATGGAATGTTTGGAGAGAATTTAACCATTTCGGAATTAGATGAAGGAAACATTAAAATTGGTGATGTCTTTAAAATTGGAAATGCCAAGGTTCAGGTTTCTCAACCCAGACAACCGTGTTACAAACTAAATTACCGTTTTGATTGCAGCAGTATGGTTCGTCAATTTATAGATGCTGGTTTCCCGGGCATATACGTTCGTGTGCTTGAGGAAGGAGAAGTAAGAAAAGGTGATGAATTAATTTTGCTTGAAAGCAGAGAAGAAAGCCTTTCAATTAGAGAGGTGTACAATTTATTATATGAATCTTCCAAAGATGAACTAAAACTCGATAAAGCAATATCTGATCCTGCACTTGCAGTAAGTTGTAAAAAAGATCTAAAGAAATAA
- a CDS encoding alpha/beta hydrolase — MQEFDNIIELTDFEGCAGKINVSIFKTGARSWVPYFVYLPPNWSPNETYPLVLFLHGQGGDEGTFNKYVQAEQLNEWITNGDIEPLVIAGIRGDNDRDNVQWFAEENESLLVKEQGGEFIQFCQNSFHAGDHGKQISIEGHSRGAAGAIHYYLKYPGLFSSIVGMGYVSDYTLEDNFFLGRKNLEALKRESTWLKLEIGTEDSFVRNKNRRACFEMHQFLKENSIEHSFEILHGVEHGFDTYWNYYSDEEMLNGLAHLKFHERSRKRNCR, encoded by the coding sequence ATGCAAGAGTTTGATAATATTATAGAACTTACTGATTTTGAGGGTTGTGCTGGAAAAATAAATGTATCGATATTTAAAACGGGAGCAAGATCCTGGGTTCCGTACTTTGTTTACCTACCTCCTAATTGGAGTCCAAATGAAACCTATCCTCTGGTGCTGTTTTTACACGGACAAGGTGGTGATGAAGGTACTTTTAATAAATATGTTCAGGCAGAACAATTGAATGAATGGATTACAAATGGAGATATTGAGCCGCTTGTGATTGCTGGAATTCGTGGAGATAATGATCGCGATAACGTTCAGTGGTTTGCAGAGGAAAATGAAAGTCTTTTGGTAAAAGAGCAAGGAGGTGAATTCATACAGTTTTGTCAGAATTCTTTTCATGCAGGAGATCATGGAAAACAGATTTCTATTGAAGGTCATTCACGTGGTGCGGCTGGTGCCATTCATTACTATTTAAAATATCCGGGTTTGTTTTCGTCGATTGTTGGTATGGGTTATGTAAGTGACTACACTCTGGAGGATAATTTCTTCCTTGGGCGAAAGAATTTAGAGGCATTAAAAAGGGAATCAACATGGCTGAAACTTGAAATTGGTACTGAGGATAGTTTTGTTCGGAACAAGAATCGAAGAGCATGTTTTGAGATGCATCAGTTCTTAAAAGAAAATTCGATTGAGCATTCTTTTGAAATATTGCATGGAGTAGAACATGGTTTTGATACTTATTGGAATTATTACAGTGATGAAGAAATGTTGAATGGTTTGGCTCATTTGAAGTTTCATGAGCGTAGCAGAAAGAGAAATTGTAGGTAA
- a CDS encoding MutS-related protein: protein MIFNCKKKQAEQLKASFGKLKDESFSFELIEKYFRNKDHSESLQMLSDKTCNDLDFDELFMFLDRTNSKIGQQYLYNKLREIPSDSKHLELDEELITQFASDSDFRLEIQAELTKLDQRETYYISTLFQEGYLEQPKWFFVMRLLSFTSILSVLLLPFNLKLVFVLIGVFIINICFHLWNKKNLSSYSGSISQLLILKRVANHLFQHENLKKINPILTESIKVIDQVRNSMLIFKLESKIEGDFQVILWSLLELIKILFLLEPLLLFGVLKRLDTRREEVEKVYSFVGRVDALVSIASLRVGAEVNCIPEICEENSRIIGDQIYHPLIFDCVTNQIVVNDKSVLLTGSNMSGKTTFIRAIGINVITGLTINTCFAKSMAIPRARIHSAIRISDDLMNDKSYYFEEVLTIKDMIDNAGKGTANLFLLDEIFKGTNTIERISAGKAVLSSLAKNENIVFVSTHDIELTDLLEDEYELYHFSEIVSDKSVDFDYKLKEGKLKNRNAIRILQINGYPDEIIEEAIALAEELDRNKVLES from the coding sequence ATGATCTTTAATTGTAAGAAAAAGCAAGCAGAACAATTAAAAGCCTCCTTTGGGAAGCTGAAAGATGAATCCTTCAGTTTTGAATTAATTGAGAAGTATTTTCGGAATAAAGATCATTCCGAATCTTTGCAGATGCTTTCAGATAAGACTTGTAACGATCTCGATTTTGATGAGTTGTTTATGTTCTTAGATCGAACAAATTCAAAAATAGGGCAACAATATTTGTACAACAAATTGAGAGAGATTCCTTCCGATTCAAAACATTTGGAGTTGGATGAGGAGCTAATCACTCAATTTGCAAGTGATTCTGATTTTCGGCTTGAGATTCAGGCGGAGCTAACGAAACTGGATCAGCGAGAGACTTACTACATTTCCACTTTATTTCAGGAAGGGTATTTAGAGCAACCAAAATGGTTTTTTGTGATGCGTTTGTTATCCTTTACCAGTATTCTGTCTGTTCTTCTTTTGCCTTTTAATTTAAAATTGGTTTTCGTTTTAATAGGTGTTTTTATTATTAACATCTGCTTTCATTTGTGGAACAAGAAAAATTTGTCGAGCTATTCCGGTTCCATTTCTCAGCTTTTGATTCTAAAACGTGTTGCGAACCATTTGTTTCAACACGAAAACTTAAAAAAGATAAACCCAATTTTGACCGAATCGATTAAAGTAATTGATCAGGTTAGAAACAGCATGCTCATCTTTAAATTGGAGTCGAAAATTGAAGGTGATTTCCAAGTTATATTATGGTCTCTTTTGGAGCTTATAAAAATACTATTCTTACTGGAGCCATTGCTTTTGTTTGGTGTATTGAAACGTTTAGATACAAGAAGAGAGGAAGTCGAGAAGGTGTACTCGTTCGTAGGACGTGTTGATGCTTTGGTTTCCATTGCTTCGCTACGAGTGGGCGCTGAAGTAAATTGTATTCCTGAAATATGCGAAGAGAATAGCAGAATTATTGGGGATCAAATTTATCATCCTCTAATTTTCGATTGCGTTACAAATCAGATTGTTGTGAATGATAAATCGGTATTGCTTACAGGTTCAAATATGTCTGGCAAGACTACTTTTATTCGGGCCATAGGCATCAATGTTATTACGGGGCTTACCATTAATACTTGCTTTGCTAAATCGATGGCGATTCCCCGAGCTCGAATCCACTCAGCCATTCGTATTAGTGATGATCTGATGAATGATAAGAGTTATTACTTCGAAGAGGTTCTCACCATTAAGGATATGATTGACAATGCCGGCAAGGGCACAGCTAATTTGTTCCTGTTGGATGAGATTTTTAAAGGCACAAATACCATTGAACGGATTTCGGCAGGCAAGGCCGTATTGTCTTCATTGGCTAAAAACGAGAATATTGTTTTTGTATCTACCCACGATATCGAATTAACCGATTTACTCGAGGATGAATATGAATTGTATCACTTTAGTGAAATTGTAAGCGATAAATCGGTTGATTTTGACTACAAATTGAAGGAAGGCAAGCTGAAAAATAGAAATGCCATCAGAATACTTCAAATTAACGGTTACCCGGATGAAATAATTGAAGAGGCGATAGCATTAGCTGAGGAACTGGATCGAAATAAGGTGTTAGAAAGCTAA
- a CDS encoding peroxiredoxin: protein MQTLIGKKAPSFSAGAVINGNQIVEEFSLDQYIGKKEVVFFFYPLDFTFVCPTELIAFQEKLAEFEARNVAVVGCSVDSPYSHFAWLNTEKNKGGIKGVTYPLVADLSKTISENYGVLASEYDYNEEGNAVSTGEPVAYRGLFLIDKRGTVRHSVINDLPLGRSVDEAIRMVDALQHFEENGEVCPANWNKGKEAMQATAAGVADYLSKN, encoded by the coding sequence ATGCAAACTTTAATTGGAAAAAAAGCACCTTCATTCTCTGCTGGCGCTGTGATAAACGGAAATCAAATTGTTGAAGAATTTTCATTGGACCAGTATATTGGAAAAAAAGAAGTAGTATTCTTCTTCTATCCTCTTGATTTCACTTTCGTCTGTCCTACAGAATTGATCGCTTTTCAGGAAAAATTAGCAGAATTTGAGGCTAGAAACGTAGCGGTAGTTGGTTGTTCTGTTGATTCACCGTATTCTCACTTTGCGTGGTTAAATACTGAGAAAAATAAAGGTGGAATTAAAGGTGTAACTTATCCTTTGGTGGCCGATTTGTCGAAAACAATTTCTGAAAACTATGGTGTATTAGCATCAGAGTACGATTACAATGAAGAAGGAAATGCTGTTTCTACCGGAGAACCTGTTGCTTACCGTGGCTTATTCCTTATCGATAAAAGAGGAACTGTTCGTCACTCTGTAATTAACGATTTACCATTGGGAAGAAGTGTTGATGAAGCAATTCGTATGGTTGATGCATTACAGCATTTCGAAGAAAATGGCGAAGTTTGTCCTGCAAACTGGAACAAAGGAAAAGAAGCGATGCAAGCTACTGCTGCAGGTGTTGCCGACTACCTAAGCAAAAACTAA
- the purU gene encoding formyltetrahydrofolate deformylase: MSENNVNAFLLFTCPDKNGIVAKITQFIYQIGGNIIDLDEHVNQNQQFFSLRIAWNMTNSTIPASKLKEAFEPLAKEFDAHWRIEFSNHKQRVAIFVSKYDHCLQEILWRYNMNEYDIEIPLIISNHPDLKPIADAAGIPYHVFPITKETKQEQEVKEIALLRELNIDLVVLARYMQVLSPNFIREFNNKIINIHHSFLPGFVGGNPYKQAYERGVKMIGATSHFVTENLDEGPIIEQDIMRITHKDTIQDLIRKGRDLERIVLARALAYKAEHRIIVDGTRTIVF; the protein is encoded by the coding sequence ATGTCTGAAAATAATGTAAACGCATTTTTACTCTTCACTTGTCCCGATAAGAACGGGATTGTAGCTAAAATCACCCAATTCATATACCAAATAGGCGGAAACATCATCGATTTGGATGAACATGTAAACCAGAACCAGCAGTTTTTCTCTTTACGAATTGCATGGAACATGACCAACTCTACTATTCCCGCTTCCAAGCTTAAAGAGGCTTTTGAACCTCTTGCCAAGGAGTTTGATGCGCATTGGAGAATTGAATTTTCGAATCACAAGCAACGCGTCGCCATTTTTGTATCGAAATACGACCATTGCCTGCAGGAAATTCTGTGGCGTTATAACATGAACGAATACGACATCGAGATTCCTTTAATCATCTCGAATCACCCAGATTTGAAACCAATTGCCGATGCTGCTGGAATTCCATATCATGTTTTTCCGATAACCAAGGAAACCAAACAGGAACAGGAAGTAAAAGAAATTGCTTTACTAAGAGAACTCAATATCGACTTGGTCGTTTTGGCTCGCTACATGCAGGTTTTATCGCCGAACTTTATTCGTGAGTTCAACAATAAAATTATCAACATACACCACTCCTTTTTACCAGGCTTTGTGGGAGGAAACCCATACAAGCAAGCCTACGAGCGAGGTGTGAAGATGATTGGAGCTACCAGCCACTTTGTTACCGAAAATCTGGACGAAGGACCAATTATCGAACAAGATATTATGCGGATAACGCACAAGGATACCATTCAAGATTTGATCCGTAAAGGTCGTGATTTGGAGCGTATCGTTCTGGCTCGTGCCCTTGCCTACAAAGCCGAACATCGCATTATTGTAGATGGTACCCGTACTATTGTTTTTTAA
- a CDS encoding 6-phosphofructokinase, giving the protein MKESVVILCGGGPAPGINTVISSVGKVFLKNGYRVIGLHEGYKGLFSKDREMVDLDFETLDGIFTRGGSHLKMSRFKPKNSDFSTDFFVENNVKLLVTIGGDDTASTANRISKYLEENKVNISNIHVPKTIDNDLPLPEGSPTFGYHSAKDEGVKIATTVYEDARTSQNWFVLAAMGREAGHLAFGIGTACHFPMIIIPEMFNKTNISAEKIAQLVISSIIKRRLMGLNYGAAIISEGVFHFMSDEDIKSTGVNFTYDAHGHPELFNVSKAHVFNMVIQRKMKSYDLNIGTRPVELGFEIRCCRPIGFDLNLCTLLGNGVYTLFKQGHSKCMVTVDPVGDASPLFLKDVEDENGKVKPRLVDVNSQRVQSVLNYNLHYLTAEDVEAAKAYLPDAENYVFTKILNWE; this is encoded by the coding sequence ATGAAAGAATCTGTTGTAATTCTGTGTGGTGGTGGTCCGGCTCCGGGCATAAACACCGTGATTAGTAGTGTAGGAAAAGTATTTTTAAAAAACGGTTATCGAGTAATTGGTTTACACGAAGGCTACAAAGGTCTTTTCTCCAAAGATCGTGAAATGGTTGATCTCGATTTCGAGACTCTTGATGGAATCTTCACAAGAGGCGGTTCACACCTAAAAATGAGTCGTTTCAAACCTAAAAATTCTGATTTCTCAACCGATTTTTTCGTTGAAAACAATGTGAAACTATTGGTTACCATTGGGGGCGATGATACAGCATCTACGGCAAACCGAATTTCAAAATATCTGGAAGAAAATAAGGTAAACATCTCTAACATTCACGTACCAAAAACCATCGACAACGATCTTCCTTTGCCTGAAGGATCTCCAACATTCGGATATCACTCAGCCAAAGACGAAGGAGTTAAGATTGCAACCACAGTGTACGAAGATGCCAGAACTTCTCAGAACTGGTTCGTATTGGCAGCTATGGGACGGGAAGCCGGTCACCTGGCTTTCGGAATTGGTACTGCCTGTCATTTTCCAATGATCATTATTCCTGAGATGTTCAACAAAACCAATATTTCAGCCGAAAAAATTGCTCAATTGGTAATCTCCTCCATCATTAAAAGAAGATTAATGGGCTTGAATTACGGAGCAGCTATCATCAGCGAAGGAGTTTTCCATTTTATGAGCGATGAAGATATCAAGAGTACAGGCGTTAATTTCACCTACGATGCTCACGGACATCCCGAATTGTTCAATGTAAGCAAAGCTCACGTTTTCAATATGGTGATTCAGCGCAAAATGAAATCTTACGATCTGAACATCGGTACTCGTCCGGTTGAACTTGGATTTGAAATACGTTGTTGTCGTCCAATCGGCTTTGACCTGAATCTTTGCACTTTACTAGGCAATGGAGTCTACACTTTATTTAAGCAGGGTCATTCGAAATGTATGGTTACTGTTGATCCCGTAGGCGATGCTTCTCCTCTATTCCTAAAAGATGTAGAAGACGAAAACGGAAAGGTTAAACCACGATTGGTTGATGTGAACAGTCAGCGCGTGCAATCTGTATTGAACTACAACTTGCATTATCTTACAGCCGAAGATGTTGAAGCAGCAAAAGCATATCTTCCTGATGCAGAAAACTATGTATTCACCAAAATTTTGAATTGGGAGTAG